A genomic window from Cloacibacillus evryensis DSM 19522 includes:
- a CDS encoding sugar transferase, giving the protein MKILKEWEELPDCMRTEAVRPYYETLKKKRASLLLKRTFDIVTASLMLIFLSPVILVIALAITLDSKGGVFFRQERVTQYGRKFRIYKFRTMVANADKLGAQVTVKDDKRVTAIGKILRKYRLDELPQLINIIAGDMSFVGTRPEVEKYVRSYNDEMYATLLLPAGVTSETSIMYKDEEKLLSKAESADEVYTSKVLPGKMEYNLRSLKNFSLGKEISTMARTILAIVDVQL; this is encoded by the coding sequence ATGAAGATATTGAAAGAGTGGGAGGAATTGCCTGACTGCATGAGAACGGAAGCCGTTCGTCCCTATTACGAGACGCTAAAAAAGAAAAGAGCGTCCCTGCTGTTGAAGCGCACCTTCGACATCGTGACGGCAAGCCTGATGCTGATCTTCCTCTCTCCGGTGATCCTCGTCATCGCCCTTGCGATAACCCTTGACAGCAAAGGAGGCGTATTCTTCCGTCAGGAGCGCGTCACGCAGTACGGTCGGAAATTCAGGATCTACAAATTCCGCACCATGGTGGCGAATGCCGACAAGCTGGGCGCGCAGGTAACAGTGAAAGACGATAAGCGCGTAACAGCCATAGGCAAAATCCTCAGAAAATACCGCCTAGACGAACTCCCCCAGCTGATAAACATCATCGCCGGAGATATGAGCTTCGTAGGTACGAGACCGGAAGTAGAGAAATACGTCAGGAGTTACAACGATGAAATGTATGCGACGCTGCTGCTGCCGGCAGGAGTCACGTCAGAGACTAGCATCATGTACAAAGACGAAGAAAAGCTGCTGTCTAAGGCGGAGTCTGCCGACGAGGTCTACACAAGCAAAGTCCTGCCGGGGAAGATGGAATATAACCTGAGAAGTTTGAAGAATTTCAGCCTTGGTAAAGAGATATCTACGATGGCAAGGACTATTTTGGCCATTGTCGATGTGCAACTGTGA
- a CDS encoding glycosyltransferase family 2 protein gives MQEKIIVSVIMPLYNEEKYIAKCLDSLLLQDYPNELMEWIFVDGQSNDRTVSILERYKSKYPYLINIYNNPNKTVPYAMNIGIKKANGKYIIRLDAHADYARDYISKCVYYLDTLDADNVGGVVTTKACTPFGNTIAKMLSTKFGVGNSQFRINGKSGYVDTVPFGAFRREIFDRLGGYDERLTRNQDNEMNHRIRKSGGNIYMANDIHLTYYCRDTVKGICDMAFKNGKWNVITMRFVPGSMGIRHFVPLAFLLSLIALGVGSIFYHQMIIILLFELLLYFICNSYFSVKVADSTKEFFQLEYLYFLFHISYGTGSLVGLCTRTR, from the coding sequence ATGCAGGAAAAGATAATCGTGTCTGTGATAATGCCTCTATACAATGAGGAAAAATATATTGCGAAATGCCTTGATTCTCTTCTTCTACAAGATTATCCGAATGAATTAATGGAATGGATCTTTGTAGATGGGCAGTCAAATGATAGAACTGTGTCAATTTTAGAACGCTATAAAAGTAAGTATCCATATTTAATAAATATATACAATAACCCGAATAAAACAGTCCCTTATGCGATGAATATAGGTATAAAAAAAGCAAATGGGAAATATATTATCCGGCTTGACGCTCATGCAGATTATGCGAGAGATTATATCTCTAAATGTGTTTATTATTTGGATACATTGGATGCTGACAACGTAGGCGGCGTAGTGACAACAAAAGCATGTACACCTTTCGGAAATACAATAGCAAAAATGCTTTCAACCAAATTTGGCGTAGGTAATTCACAATTTCGTATAAATGGGAAGAGCGGCTACGTGGATACAGTTCCATTTGGGGCATTCCGAAGGGAAATTTTTGACAGACTAGGCGGTTATGACGAACGTTTAACCAGAAATCAAGATAATGAAATGAATCATCGCATAAGAAAAAGCGGTGGAAACATATATATGGCAAACGATATACATCTTACCTATTATTGCCGTGACACGGTAAAAGGTATTTGTGACATGGCGTTTAAAAATGGTAAATGGAATGTAATCACAATGCGATTTGTACCTGGTTCCATGGGTATTCGGCATTTTGTACCATTAGCCTTTTTATTGTCATTGATAGCGTTGGGAGTTGGCTCTATCTTTTATCACCAGATGATAATCATATTGCTATTCGAATTGCTATTGTATTTTATATGCAATTCATATTTCTCAGTCAAAGTTGCAGATAGTACAAAAGAATTCTTTCAACTTGAATATTTATATTTCCTGTTTCACATATCTTACGGAACTGGATCATTAGTTGGCTTGTGTACAAGAACAAGATAG
- a CDS encoding DegT/DnrJ/EryC1/StrS family aminotransferase, translating into MRKIPFSPPDITEAEISEVIETLKSGWITTGPKTKALEHAAAEICHTSKAVCLNSNTACAEMTLRILGVGPGDEVIVPAYTYTATASVIAHVGAKIVMVDCEPGKFTMDCDRLEAFITEKTKVIIPVDLFGIPADYDRILEIAEKKRSLFHPSDNAVQQAIGRAIVMGDAAHSFGASYKGKPIGYVADFTNFSFHAVKNLTTAEGGAATWRDIEGIDNEELYHRYMLLSLHGQSKDALAKTKLGTWEYDIAGLWYKCNMTDIHAAVGLAQIKRYDDILARRRKIIEYLDSAFANLPVETVKHYTDGYLSSGHLYIMRLKGKNSQERDNFISKMAELGVATNVHYKPLPLHSGYKKLGFNIADYPNAYEQFSNEVTLPLHTRLTDDDVDYVIKCVRKCL; encoded by the coding sequence ATGAGAAAAATCCCCTTCAGTCCCCCCGACATCACGGAAGCGGAAATCAGCGAAGTCATAGAGACCTTAAAATCCGGCTGGATCACTACCGGACCGAAAACCAAGGCACTGGAACACGCCGCCGCAGAGATATGCCATACCTCCAAGGCCGTCTGCCTCAACTCCAATACTGCCTGTGCCGAGATGACCCTGCGGATTCTGGGCGTCGGCCCCGGAGACGAGGTGATCGTTCCCGCGTACACCTATACGGCGACGGCAAGTGTCATTGCGCATGTCGGCGCGAAGATCGTCATGGTCGACTGCGAACCGGGCAAATTCACCATGGACTGCGACCGGCTGGAAGCCTTCATCACGGAGAAGACCAAAGTCATCATACCTGTGGACCTCTTCGGCATACCAGCCGACTACGACCGTATCTTGGAGATAGCCGAAAAGAAACGCTCTCTTTTCCACCCTTCCGATAACGCCGTACAGCAGGCCATCGGCAGAGCCATTGTTATGGGTGACGCGGCGCATTCTTTCGGCGCTTCCTATAAGGGGAAGCCCATCGGTTACGTCGCCGATTTTACAAATTTCTCCTTCCACGCCGTCAAAAACCTAACCACCGCCGAGGGCGGCGCTGCGACCTGGAGAGATATCGAGGGCATAGATAATGAAGAGCTCTACCACCGCTATATGCTGCTGAGCCTCCACGGACAGAGCAAAGACGCCCTCGCGAAAACAAAACTCGGCACATGGGAATACGACATCGCTGGGCTTTGGTACAAATGCAATATGACCGACATCCACGCCGCGGTCGGGCTTGCTCAGATAAAAAGGTACGACGATATCCTGGCACGCCGCCGGAAGATCATCGAATATCTGGACTCCGCGTTCGCTAACTTGCCTGTCGAAACAGTTAAACACTATACGGATGGTTACCTATCCTCCGGTCATCTTTATATCATGAGGTTAAAAGGTAAGAACAGCCAAGAGAGAGATAACTTTATCTCAAAAATGGCCGAACTGGGAGTGGCGACAAACGTACACTACAAACCGCTGCCGCTCCATAGCGGTTATAAAAAATTGGGATTTAACATCGCGGACTATCCTAACGCGTATGAACAGTTCAGTAACGAAGTCACACTGCCTTTGCACACGCGGCTGACCGATGACGATGTTGACTACGTAATTAAATGCGTAAGGAAATGTCTATGA
- a CDS encoding Helicase associated domain protein — protein sequence MIDLFEHNRIAYESALSMLTESGRAAVVHPTGTGKSFIGFKLAEDNPDASVCWLSPSEYIFKTQIENLKATGVPEQKNVRFFTYAKLMMMDAAGLEEIRPDYIVLDEFHRCGAQMWGGGVQKLLAMYPQAAVLGLSATNIRYLDNQRDMADELFDGNIASEMTLGEAVVRGILAPPTYVISIYSCQNDLERYQSRISGAKNKAVRDAAQKRLDALRRSLENAEGLDAVFRKHITDRRGKYILFCSNVEHLKEVAGHIGEWFGGIDGSPHLYRAYADDPAASLAFAGFKADDSEHLKLLLCIDMLNEGVHIDDIAGVILFRPTVSPIIYKQQIGRALSAGSKKSTVIIDVVNNIENLYSISALQDEMRFAVDYYRGTGDISKVVNSSFTVIDEVRDSRRLFNELEESLSASWKTMYGCAKAYYKKHGNLEVSKRYQTEDGYSLGSWINTQRLVYAGKIPGVLGQERITQLESIGMRWQNRYDLSWERYYRALCEYKLKNGNIDIRANYVTDNGLELGKWICNLRQAKNSGRGGYYLTDERIAALGRLGMIWDKLDYLWEQNYLACAEYYMRHHDLEIPAGYVSPNGLRIGAWLRRMRKIRSGRLNGSAHLTKEQIARLDAIHMNWIDTHTRQWEYGYQQAVAHHKEFGTLDVPAGYVNKNGFPLGEWLRNHIDASAKTGRTSIKVTPERRAKLDKLGFKWTVEDSWQKRIAACEEYLKEHGDLDVPANYVTDGIWLGKWLYECRRAYRGETEGKRLTKEQIQQLEKLGMDWRTASERAWADKYQAASLLLKTNGDTGAGSNDKTEEALRISQWIARQRTLHRQGKLSREQIEMLNTLNVTKAMTHRNAERGTA from the coding sequence ATGATAGACTTATTTGAACATAACAGAATAGCCTACGAATCCGCCCTTTCCATGTTGACGGAAAGCGGCAGAGCCGCGGTCGTCCATCCCACCGGCACGGGAAAATCCTTTATCGGTTTCAAACTGGCGGAGGACAACCCCGACGCCTCCGTATGCTGGCTTTCGCCCAGCGAGTACATCTTTAAGACACAGATAGAAAACCTAAAAGCCACTGGCGTCCCAGAACAAAAAAATGTCCGCTTTTTTACCTACGCCAAACTCATGATGATGGACGCCGCCGGGCTAGAAGAGATCCGTCCGGATTATATCGTACTCGACGAGTTCCACCGCTGCGGCGCACAGATGTGGGGCGGCGGCGTGCAGAAGCTGCTCGCGATGTATCCGCAAGCGGCGGTGCTCGGCCTCTCGGCGACAAATATACGCTATCTGGACAATCAGCGCGATATGGCAGACGAACTTTTCGACGGCAATATCGCCTCGGAGATGACGCTTGGAGAGGCGGTAGTTCGCGGGATACTTGCCCCGCCTACCTACGTCATCTCGATCTACTCCTGTCAAAATGACCTGGAACGCTATCAGTCCCGTATAAGCGGCGCAAAAAACAAGGCCGTCCGTGACGCGGCGCAGAAACGCCTCGACGCGCTGCGCCGTTCGCTGGAAAACGCGGAAGGGCTTGACGCCGTCTTTCGGAAGCACATAACCGACAGGCGGGGCAAGTACATCCTCTTCTGCTCAAATGTCGAACACTTGAAAGAGGTGGCCGGACATATAGGCGAGTGGTTTGGCGGCATAGACGGCAGCCCTCACCTCTACCGCGCCTATGCCGACGATCCCGCGGCCTCCCTGGCCTTTGCCGGCTTCAAGGCCGACGACAGCGAACATCTGAAGCTCCTGCTCTGCATCGATATGCTCAACGAGGGCGTCCACATCGACGACATCGCGGGCGTCATCCTCTTCCGCCCCACCGTCTCGCCCATCATATACAAGCAGCAGATCGGCCGGGCCCTCTCCGCCGGTAGCAAAAAAAGTACCGTCATCATCGACGTGGTAAATAATATCGAAAACCTTTACAGCATATCCGCCCTTCAGGATGAGATGCGCTTTGCCGTCGATTATTACCGCGGCACGGGAGATATCTCGAAGGTGGTCAACAGCTCATTCACCGTAATCGACGAGGTACGCGACAGCCGCCGCCTCTTCAACGAACTGGAAGAGAGCCTCTCCGCCTCTTGGAAGACGATGTACGGATGCGCGAAAGCCTATTACAAAAAGCATGGAAATCTCGAAGTCTCCAAACGTTACCAGACGGAGGACGGCTATTCCCTCGGCTCGTGGATCAATACCCAAAGACTCGTCTACGCCGGCAAGATCCCCGGCGTCTTAGGGCAGGAGAGAATAACCCAACTTGAAAGCATCGGCATGCGTTGGCAAAACCGCTACGACCTCTCGTGGGAGAGATATTACCGTGCCCTCTGCGAATATAAATTAAAAAACGGCAACATCGACATCCGCGCCAACTACGTGACCGATAACGGACTGGAACTGGGCAAATGGATCTGCAACCTGCGTCAGGCGAAAAACAGCGGCAGAGGCGGCTACTACCTTACAGACGAACGCATCGCGGCCCTCGGCAGGCTCGGCATGATCTGGGACAAGCTCGACTACCTCTGGGAGCAAAACTACCTTGCCTGCGCCGAGTACTACATGAGGCACCACGACCTTGAAATACCGGCCGGCTACGTCTCGCCCAACGGGCTGCGCATCGGGGCTTGGCTGAGAAGAATGCGCAAAATAAGAAGCGGCAGACTGAACGGCTCCGCGCATCTGACGAAAGAACAGATCGCGCGCCTTGACGCGATACATATGAACTGGATCGACACCCACACGCGGCAATGGGAATACGGCTACCAACAGGCCGTCGCCCACCATAAAGAATTCGGCACACTTGACGTGCCCGCCGGATACGTGAACAAAAACGGCTTCCCGCTCGGCGAGTGGCTGCGAAACCACATCGACGCGAGCGCGAAAACGGGACGCACATCGATAAAAGTCACGCCCGAACGCAGAGCGAAGCTGGACAAACTCGGCTTCAAATGGACAGTTGAAGACTCCTGGCAGAAGCGCATCGCCGCCTGCGAAGAATACCTCAAAGAACACGGCGACCTCGACGTCCCCGCCAACTACGTTACCGACGGCATCTGGCTCGGCAAATGGCTCTACGAATGCCGGCGCGCCTACCGCGGAGAAACAGAGGGCAAGAGGCTGACCAAAGAACAGATACAACAGTTGGAAAAACTGGGCATGGACTGGCGTACCGCCTCCGAACGCGCCTGGGCCGACAAATACCAGGCCGCCTCGCTCCTGCTCAAGACAAATGGCGACACCGGCGCCGGCAGCAACGACAAAACAGAAGAGGCCCTCCGCATCAGCCAGTGGATCGCGCGTCAGAGAACATTGCACCGTCAGGGCAAACTCTCACGCGAACAGATAGAGATGCTCAATACGCTGAATGTGACTAAGGCTATGACGCATAGAAACGCAGAGAGAGGTACGGCCTGA
- a CDS encoding nucleotide sugar dehydrogenase, translated as MSLYEKLKLKKEKLSLTGLGYVGLPIAIAFAKEGICVVGFDLNKSKIATYKSGFDPTYEVGNEAIKNTTVQFTSDAKKLREAKFHIVAVPTPVNMDHTPDLSPVICASEILGRNLTAGSIVVFESTVYPGVTEDVCLPILEKESGLKCGVDFKVGYSPERINPGDKIHRLENIKKIVAGMDEESLEEIKNVYDLVIKVGTYPVSTIKTAEAIKIAENSQRDINIAFMNELAMVFDRMEIDTNEVIDGMNTKWNALRFRPGLVGGHCIGVDPYYFTYEAERLGYHSQIILAGRKVNDGMGDFIANAAIKQLILVGKAPKKANVVILGLTFKENCPDIRNSKVEDIIKCLREYDINPIVVDPLANKREAMREYGITLTDLSEVHDADCIIVAVAHEEFKNMNLHELDKLYKVGNNYEKVLIDVKNIFNKSVFSKNEYRYWNL; from the coding sequence ATGAGTTTATATGAAAAGTTAAAATTAAAAAAAGAAAAACTATCACTAACAGGCCTGGGCTATGTAGGCCTGCCAATTGCGATTGCTTTTGCAAAAGAAGGAATTTGTGTCGTCGGATTTGATTTGAACAAGAGCAAAATTGCAACGTACAAATCAGGGTTTGACCCCACATATGAAGTTGGCAACGAAGCCATAAAAAATACGACGGTACAGTTTACTTCCGATGCAAAGAAGCTACGCGAGGCAAAATTTCATATAGTAGCAGTCCCGACACCGGTGAATATGGATCATACACCAGACCTGTCACCAGTTATTTGTGCGAGCGAAATACTTGGAAGAAACCTAACAGCAGGCTCAATTGTTGTGTTTGAATCCACAGTCTACCCTGGCGTTACTGAAGATGTCTGCTTACCAATTCTTGAAAAGGAATCCGGACTGAAATGCGGCGTAGACTTTAAAGTAGGCTACTCCCCTGAAAGAATCAACCCAGGAGATAAAATTCACAGGCTTGAAAATATAAAGAAAATTGTCGCGGGTATGGACGAGGAGTCCTTGGAAGAAATCAAAAATGTCTATGATTTGGTTATTAAAGTGGGCACATACCCAGTTTCTACAATTAAGACAGCGGAAGCAATTAAAATTGCGGAGAATAGCCAACGAGACATCAACATCGCCTTCATGAATGAGCTAGCAATGGTATTTGATCGCATGGAAATCGATACTAACGAAGTCATTGATGGAATGAATACGAAATGGAACGCCCTTAGGTTTCGACCAGGTTTAGTTGGTGGTCATTGTATCGGTGTTGATCCATATTATTTCACTTACGAGGCAGAGAGACTAGGTTATCACAGCCAAATTATTCTTGCTGGCAGAAAAGTCAATGATGGCATGGGAGATTTTATAGCAAATGCAGCTATAAAACAGTTAATCCTTGTAGGTAAAGCTCCCAAGAAGGCAAATGTTGTCATCCTTGGATTGACATTTAAGGAGAACTGTCCTGACATTAGGAACAGCAAAGTCGAAGATATTATTAAGTGTCTAAGAGAATACGATATAAATCCAATTGTAGTAGACCCTCTGGCAAATAAAAGAGAAGCAATGCGCGAATATGGCATAACACTAACAGATCTTTCAGAGGTTCACGATGCCGATTGCATAATTGTGGCAGTTGCACATGAGGAGTTTAAAAATATGAATTTACATGAACTGGATAAATTATATAAAGTTGGAAACAATTATGAAAAGGTGCTAATCGATGTAAAAAATATCTTCAATAAGAGCGTTTTTTCTAAAAATGAGTACAGATACTGGAATCTATAA